ttctgcaatatcagcactcgtacagcctcttcccCCTTGTGTATTACTTCACCCACATACAGTAAAGAGCAGAGGACACActacagtttgataaatattgctgctgttggacaacataatgtacttttgaggcttttttagtcgggaatgtagttatttagattgcaacaatgcagtttatttataagaacaatgcccattttaaatatttataaattcagcACTTCAGCACATCGGCtcccatcagcctgtcatactgagcggACCAAAGATAGTGATGGTTGACAtttcgccacaagatggcgacaaggACTGCATAATAAGgccttagagcaggggtgtcaaactcaattcctggagggccgaagccctgcacagtttagttccaaccctgctccaacacacttacttgtaggtttcaaacaagcctgaaagactcaattagtttgatcaggtgtgtttaattagggttggaactaaactgtgcagagctgctgcccttttggaactgagtttgacacctgtgcattagagggagaaaaactcagcgtttTCTCAATGtatgtttcaaactacagcttaTCAAAGGATTATGAAGCGACTAAATTTTAAGTCGatatctctcttttgtattttgtagtgcagTATTTATATCACACAAACTGGTAGTCTAAGCTTTGCATTGGCTTTTtcaaggttaattattgtgatatcccttTTGAAagagagaaatactgggaaatctctgtagactgatgacattttttgccgttcagccttataatcttaaaatgtgagcaaaaaaaaaaaaaaaatcacctgttttgttatcattttagacattaagcTAGAGAATCTTTCAAATACCAGTTTTAATGTGATGTTTGttaagtagcaatggtttctgctgtactgatgtcagctgcagatgtgaatgaatggcggaagaaagtagatTCTTgtgcaaaagggtttttgagactgtgtttgattttctttttatacacacgattatgctgtctaactattgtataaacgcaatatcacactcgtagcattaCGGTATTGCTATATATctgcactggtgggacactaaggcactcggcctgcagccttgagccaacgcacgcctcccaccagtgccgttacaccccattcacacagCGTCAATGTTTCCCATTCagtttgaatgggtgacgtcaggcattgatGAACTGCATTGAGGATCTGTCGCGCCCCTTTagaggcattgctcgctgcaaaagttgggacttgctcaacttttcaagcgccgacagaagcatcagccaatcagatcgctgtatgcaaatacaccagctcagacagtggcctattgctgattaatttaattggctgacgctgctatgacgatcgcgtcagccccaacttcagacacacccacTGTccagcgttgacgctgaagccccatgtgaacgAGGCGTTAGACAGCCATAtagcactgctatgagtgtgacattgcatttatacaacagctcgacagcataatcgtgtgtgtataaaaaagaaaatcaaacacagagagtttcATTTATGGCAACTGTAATCATCTGTCATTAGCCCATTACTGGcactattaaaaattattttgacatatttgtattttaaaaaactgttataaaaaagaaagatttaATCAGGAAAATATTCATGATACAATTTTAAAGGCCTCACGACAATCATGTTCATGACTGACTAATGACAACTTATGTAATGCAATACTTATGTAGCTTTTCATACAGTGCTTCACATATAAATATTTGATTTAGATATGTGTTAATGGAGATATTAAAACCTGATTTGAAGAAAGCGGAGAGGTGAAGTAGTGGCTGTGTAGATTGCggcctgtgttcacatgggtcaGTCGGATATTTTGTCCACAACGTACAGGAGTCCCTCGATGACATGAGTGATCACTGGTGCCCCGAACACTCCAGTAACTGTTACTGTCCTCCACTGTGGTCACACCTGTCACTGACTGCTGACCACTACCTGCAATTACAAAATCATAATAacacatttatattaattaatttatgtgaagcaaggatgcattaaggcaattaaaaacagaattttactttattatagaAGAATTCTATTAGAGATGATTAATACATCAGTGACCATATCGGTTTATCAATCAGCCAATAACTGCTTTTTTGTGTTTCCATTACTAGCCCAATAAGAAAATAAGTTAGAATATGGATTTCTTCAGAATTGCAACCTGACAATGATGTTAGGAAAAGAAGGATGTAAATGTTTCCTTGCTGTTTTCTCATTTTCTGCAGTTGTCCACTGtatgttttcaatttttttttgcaagcgATTATGCATTGTAGGCCAGAGGTGCACGGTATTgaaacattgcgatattttgctttgatgcaatatatattgcaatatgaatataatttcacctgTTGATTTAAATAGGTCTATTTGGAAAATATCTACTAATCTATTAAATTAGATTCACTGGGGTGATCAGTCCATCtgcataaaaattataaattgcaAGCATAATTTAatgataaaagttaaataaagaagtgctttatggttttctggggaaaCGAACACTAACGAAATATATCGaccaatcaaatgtaaaataacatggttatcatggaatgaaataataatactataaaataatatttattaatatcattatcctttaataaacaatataatccTGTAATGTGACTTTTGTGGATACATCCATTGCAATGTCAATGCTCAAactatatattgttcagccctactgTAGGCTATTAGCCTGTATATTGGTAATcagtttttaaatataaagaCTTTCTTCTTGTGAGTAATGGCCTAAATTTCTATTTCACATGTGTATGTAAAATAGTTTGTGTTGAGAAGCAAGAACATTGAAGCATCTTAAACACTGgtgatatttttttaatactttgaGCACCAAATGAGAATATCAGTAGTGTAATTAATAATAACCTTAATTTAATTTAGGTAAGTCAAGTGATTACCAGGCAAAGAGGCAACATAAAAAAAGCAGATATAAAGCAGCAGGaacaaaatacaataacaatttcacaaatgcaaataataacatgttaaaccaaggaaaaactaaaaacaatcacAGTGATCTAATACTATTAACGgcactgatttttaaaaaatgttagtgGAATGAAAGCGTTGAGCTTTAAGGTCAACTGAAAAAAGTAACGTTAGCGACCAAATGAAGTGCGAAGGTTAATAAAACTACCAGAATAGAGCGCAGGTTTCAACATGTTTTCTGGATGTTAAGAAGTGTTTTCCCAATAGGAGCTGTGTAAATGAATAGAAACCAATGAATTTGTCGACGTGATTGAAGAGAAGGCCAATTCAATGAGTTGAACAGTAATGAATAGGGCGCAGAAATTAAAGTATTCATTTCTGAACAACCAtgacaatgaatgaattaatgacttTCAAATTACCATCACAACGATTAAGAAACACAATGTCGCTGTTTTACTGCATGATGATTATAAAGAAAGACTCTTGGTAAGCAAATGCACCCAATCCTAAACAATGTGTAGgctttaaacacatttacaaacGAATAATATAGAAGTTAACATTTAACGTTTTTGTTAATTACGTTGTATAACACATCAAACGGCTGTCATCGAGACTGGACGAGCAGCATTTATGAATGAGTCACTCACTCACCAGACCCATAGCGGACATCGTGAGAGTGTAATCTGACGTTGTGTTTCACGTTGATCAACTTCACCACCGACCCGCATGTTACACAATTCATTTCACTGCAGAGGgtcaatgtaaacacacatgaCAATAATACTGTTAGAGGCAACTGTACCCGCAGAAACACAAAACTGTCCATGGCTTCTTGAGCCCTAAGAGGAAAAAACTAATCTTTAAAAAACCTAAATGACGTCACATGCAGCGCGTGAAGAACCGAAAGAGAGCGCCGACTTCAGGTTTGGAGCTTCTGCCTGAGTAAACGCAGCACAGAAGAGGCAAATAATGCCAAGTACACCCATAATGGGATATCATTTGTGCAAGTGCCATAACTTTGTGGATGTTTGTTTTTCTGCTTGCcccgagaaaaaaaaaagcaaattaaaacTTGTAAAGACCCACAGAAACCAAGAATaactcaattcaagtttatttgtatggcACTTTTCATCttagtttcaaagcagctttacaaaaggtgcatatATTACTGCATTATAATGTtgaataatgttataattattagcaTTATTGGTTAACAAAAAGTGTCAAATTCTTCACATTTTATAATCTAAGTTAatttcatttaaacatttacttGCGGATATGCATTGTACAAGTACTAAAAATCCTAAAAGTAGTAATAAAAGTACTAAACATTTGTATTTGTTATTAGactttaacatgaactaatattgAACGATTCattatcattttaaattcatttttatgcattaactaacattgaaTAATGGAATTCAACTAACGAATGTCACAAACTTATAGTTATAAAATAGCATATAGAGAAATTGGAAGCAAAATGCAAATAATTTAGGacatttgataaataaaatcaaaaccctTTCAATCACAACAGCGGCACCACGACCGGAAGTTAAATATGTATATACCGGAACCAGAATTTCGACTATATCCCCTCAGCCATTTTTTGTTGTCACTTTCAAGCTTCTCCAAAAGTGACGCTCTATTCTTCATCTCAGCACTTATTTTCACGTATTTAACCGAGCTTCATTGCGAGGAGAAGTAAGTGGGCTTTTGTGCACGATATTTTATTCCAATATGCCGTTTTATAAAGCAGCACGTATCGCCTGTGTTGTTTTTGTTAGCGCACAGGTTAGCGATTAGCATGAGGGCCTTGATCTCCCACAGTGTCGCGGACAGATTAGTAACGTGATTATTAAAATggttgtaaattattatttgctgttcaagttttatttatttacggcTTTTGAGATATTTCCTAATGAGTTTAAGGTTGTATTTACGCGTCCTGATTCATTTGCTAAGCTAAGTTATTAAGCTAGTCGCATGGATGCCAAGTTCAACTTAATGTATATTTTGGCATCTGAAAAGCTTCAATTTAGAAGTAATATGTTGTGCTATGTCTTCACGTTAAGTGTTCTTCCGAAAATGTTATATACGAATAATCGAGCTGAGAGACCAGTGAAGCTTAAATTGGGCAGGTTGTCTTTATCTTTTGTTTACTAATGAAATTATTTGTCAGATTCATTTTGAGGTAAAGTTAAATTTTTTTCGCTAATTCAGACTTTGTCCTTAATAATATAGTTTCAAAAAAGTGATCCTTGCAAATTCTAAGTGGTTACATCAAGTACATCATTGTTCATCGTCAATTAAATTGAGCTAGTGTTCTTTTGCAGTCAGTATTGCATGAGACTTCAGACCTAATATTCAAAGAAACATGTTAAACAATATATGCAccttgtcacaagttgtcactgaacgaatatgcaaatttaaaaccaactttacctcaaccaGATTCCTGACTGTTCAATTGTTTATTGTTGCTATCATTGATAATCTGAATTGTACAGATTATGTTATAATCTAACGTTTCACATATAGTTATTATGAACACCCCAAAACCACTAAATGCCATACCTTGTTTATTATTGTGATACTATATTAATACATAGCTCAAAATATAGAAAATTGTCTGAAATACTATATGTTATATGTCATAATACTTAAATGATATTCAGAATTCCCTTATTATTAAAAACGTGCTAGTTGTACAGACTCTATTGTATATACTGTGACTCTTTTGTTATTGCAATAATTAAGAAATAAAGTGGTCAATTGGTTATTTTCTTTCACAAATgtttgagcattttagtgacttttccacatgcaacatatTGTAGAaccgttaatgacgatactactgtTTTCAAACTACATTGGCACCGCCACtgttttggagccatagtatccgCGGTGCTACTAAAGTACCAGTAAACCATGCAACTCTATTATAATGTGCGTTTATTTTTCTACACAGGCCTTGCAAAGATGTCTGACTTCATCGAGAGCGAGGCTGAGGAGTCGGAGGAGGAGTTTGAGGAGAAGGACCTAAAGCCCAAGAAGACCCAGAGATTTATGGAAGAAGATGGTAAGATGCTtcttgctttaaataaaaaaactaaatcttgaaaaaggcatgaaaattattaaaatcatattttagtcttaTTATTGATGTTTTCATTCTTGTATTGGAGCATTGAGTATTTCCTAATGTTCGACGTTGTTGTTTTCTacagaagaggaagaagaagagaaTACTGAAGATCAAGACGAGCACGGAAACCTGAGAGGGCTTATTGATGATGATGACgtggaggaagaagaggaggaggaacgGGGGGAACCACCAGCAGGAGAGGACAGTGACTCTGGGGAAGAGGTCCGTCATCGACGCAGGAAACGGAGTAAGTTACTCTGACCAAGCTGTTTTATTAGGTCATTGTGTGTTTTGCCGTTTTGTCAATTTTCTAATGAGATGTG
The genomic region above belongs to Danio rerio strain Tuebingen ecotype United States chromosome 21, GRCz12tu, whole genome shotgun sequence and contains:
- the sdf2 gene encoding stromal cell-derived factor 2 precursor (The RefSeq protein has 2 substitutions compared to this genomic sequence), producing MDSFVFLRVQLPLTVLLSCVFTLTLCSEMNCVTCGSVVKLINVKHNVRLHSHDVRYGSGSGQQSVTGVTTVEDSNSYWSVRGTSDHSCHRGTPVRCGQNIRLTHVNTGRNLHSHYFTSPLSSNQEVSAFGENGEGDHLDEWTVLCVGSIWQRDESVRFQHTATEALLSVTGEQFGRPIHGQREVHGMMVSSSHSYWRTMEGIFIKPSEAGSRDFHSPLHSEF